Proteins encoded together in one Prunus dulcis chromosome 3, ALMONDv2, whole genome shotgun sequence window:
- the LOC117622463 gene encoding protein trichome birefringence-like 39, with protein sequence MGFLFKALFSTLFLTLFLVSHQTKAEDFNSFNDNNNNNNNASASSTTSAAAAAAAASNSVPRKLAGKCNWFRGMWVYDASSKPRYDSSTCPFLDPQFDCQKYGRRDSTYLKYRWQPFSCALPRFNGLKFLEKWRGKKIMFVGDSLSFNQWVSLTCMLHAWVPNSRTTHFRRDGLASVTFQDYGVQILLYRTTYLVDLVNEKVGRVLKLDSIRSGNAWRGMDLLIFDTWHWWTHTGRAQPWDYLEERGKLYKDMNRLVAFYKGLTTWSRWVNRYVDASKTKVFFQGISPTHYEGRDWNQPTRSCSSETQPFLGAKYPAGIPLSWVVVNKVLARIKKPVYLLDITFLSQMRKDAHPSKYSGGHGGTDCSHWCLPGLPDTWNDLLYAALFG encoded by the exons ATGGGTTTCCTATTCAAAGCTCTGTTTTCAACTCTGTTTTTAACTCTGTTTTTGGTTTCCCACCAAACAAAAGCAGAGGATTTCAATTCCTtcaatgataataataataataataataatgcttctgcttcttcaactacttctgctgctgctgctgctgctgctgcttccaATTCAGTGCCCAGAAAGCTTGCAGGAAAATGCAACTGGTTCCGTGGTATGTGGGTCTACGACGCTTCCTCCAAGCCCCGCTACGATTCCTCCACCTGTCCTTTCTTAGATCCGCAGTTCGACTGCCAGAAGTACGGTCGTCGTGATTCTACTTACCTCAAATACAGATGGCAGCCCTTCTCCTGTGCCTTGCCCAG GTTTAAtgggttgaaatttttggagAAATGGAGGGGGAAGAAGATTATGTTTGTAGGGGACTCACTTAGCTTCAACCAGTGGGTGTCTTTAACATGTATGCTTCATGCATGGGTGCCAAATTCCAGAACAACTCATTTTAGAAGAGATGGATTAGCTTCAGTCACATTCCAG GATTATGGAGTCCAAATACTACTATATCGGACAACATACTTGGTGGATCTTGTCAACGAGAAGGTGGGCCGAGTGTTGAAGCTGGACTCAATTAGGAGCGGCAACGCATGGAGAGGCATGGACCTGTTGATCTTCGACACGTGGCACTGGTGGACCCACACAGGAAGAGCACAGCC ATGGGACTATCTGGAAGAGAGGGGCAAATTGTACAAAGATATGAACCGTCTGGTCGCGTTTTATAAAGGACTTACGACTTGGTCTAGATGGGTCAACCGATATGTTGATGCTTCCAAAACCAAGGTCTTCTTCCAAGGGATTTCTCCAACCCACTATGA GGGCAGGGATTGGAACCAACCAACAAGATCATGCTCAAGTGAAACACAGCCATTCTTGGGAGCAAAGTACCCAGCAGGCATACCCTTGTCTTGGGTTGTAGTCAACAAAGTGTTGGCTAGGATTAAGAAACCAGTCTATCTTCTTGACATTACATTTCTCTCACAAATGCGCAAAGATGCTCACCCATCTAAGTATAGTGGCGGCCACGGGGGAACAGATTGCAGCCATTGGTGTCTTCCTGGCCTCCCAGATACTTGGAACGACCTCCTATATGCAGCTCTATTTggttga
- the LOC117621719 gene encoding seed biotin-containing protein SBP65, with the protein MASEQQMRRENTTSEREVEIEKDKVPKITTHFEALRGAGGKDTSLDSSKQSQQQHEDKARSGSTAGDVGMGKSKEAHELESLKDQVEKDKDKEREAQADQARTANMVADKEAEAKRESEGRAQGQGEGQGGKFEEHHQGQGQSEGQGQGGERPQTHTKVEEHQRQAGAQGQGGGQVGEHQRQVGAQGQGGGGQYHAKVEGHQGQGGGSQSLGQAGGEGKGRAQSVGKFEVSGEEEKGSANKGRESTEVDKQSRCTQIGQGIEKMTLEEEKSSKGGRESEMKSREEKEGRSTNMTGTGDQGREKMGGGEERGSKGREEKEGRQQQNKEQQPSLEEISKFRAAAQQNSMEAIRAAEERYAQAKESARQGIGSATEFVSEKGEQTKETLVQGAQTAKETLSSSGKTVVEKTAPVAENAKDVAVSAGQTTLHFVGERASKAKGVTLEGGKTAGAYAGDVAVGLKDKATVAGWSAAHYTTEAAVEGTKLAARTVKGAAEYAGHTAVDIVSKPLIMAKDAAAVAGEKAEEYTARKREEAQREVEAKRSAEQNKSQSQQGREKEGSKGGQGETGQECQSQVQGTMKGEDISRDQRREEGQSQKGTQSEGGASSEEYRSGMDTSQVAGGGAGVGVVLGAIGETLVEIAQTTKDMVIGQEEEQNGNQGEWNSSTDQQGKQGVGKMK; encoded by the exons ATGGCTTCTGAGCAGCAAATGAGAAGGGAAAATACCACCTCGGAGAGGGAGGTGGAGATTGAGAAAGATAAGGTGCCGAAGATCACGACCCACTTTGAGGCTCTGAGAGGGGCGGGAGGCAAAGACACTTCTCTGGACAGCAGCAAGCAGTCGCAGCAGCAGCATGAGGATAAAGCGCGGAGTGGAAGCACGGCGGGTGATGTGGGCATGGGAAAATCAAAAGAGGCTCATGAGCTCGAGTCTCTCAAGGATCAAGTGGAGAAGGACAAGGATAAGGAGAGAGAAGCGCAGGCTGATCAAGCGAGGACGGCTAACATGGTGGCGGATAAAGAGGCCGAGGCTAAGAGAGAGAGCGAAGGCCGCGCTCAAGGTCAAGGAGAAGGCCAAGGTGGGAAATTTGAAGAGCACCACCAAGGGCAAGGTCAAAGTGAAGGTCAAGGCCAAGGCGGAGAGCGTCCTCAAACTCATACGAAGGTTGAAGAGCACCAACGACAAGCCGGAGCTCAAGGCCAAGGCGGTGGTCAGGTTGGAGAGCACCAACGACAAGTCGGGGCTCAAGGACAAGGAGGTGGTGGTCAATATCATGCGAAGGTTGAAGGGCACCAAGGACAAGGCGGAGGTAGTCAATCTCTTGGGCAAGCTGGAGGTGAAGGAAAAGGCAGAGCTCAATCTGTTGGTAAGTTTGAAGTGAGTGGTGAGGAAGAGAAGGGTTCGGCCAATAAAGGCCGAGAAAGTACTGAAGTTGATAAACAATCTAGATGCACACAGATAGGCCAGGGTATAGAGAAAATGACCCTCGAGGAAGAGAAGAGTTCTAAAGGAGGCAGAGAAAGTGAGATGAAAAGCagggaagaaaaggaaggaagAAGCACAAACATGACGGGCACAGGAGATCAGGGTAGAGAGAAAATGGGTGGTGGGGAAGAGAGAGGCTCTAAAGgcagagaagaaaaggaggGTCGTCAGCAGCAAAACAAAGAACAGCAACCATCTTTGGAAGAAATCTCAAAGTTTAGAGCAGCAGCACAGCAGAATTCCATGGAAGCAATAAGAGCAGCAGAGGAGCGTTATGCCCAGGCTAAAGAATCGGCGAGGCAAGGGATTGGCAGCGCAACCGAGTTTGTCTCAGAGAAAGGTGAGCAAACCAAGGAGACACTGGTCCAAGGAGCCCAAACTGCAAAAGAAACTCTTAGCAGCTCAGGCAAGACGGTCGTGGAGAAAACAGCCCCAGTAGCGGAGAACGCGAAAGATGTGGCGGTGTCCGCGGGACAGACCACTCTGCATTTCGTGGGAGAAAGGGCTTCGAAGGCCAAGGGCGTGACGTTGGAGGGCGGGAAGACTGCGGGGGCATATGCCGGTGACGTGGCGGTGGGTTTGAAGGACAAGGCGACTGTGGCTGGCTGGAGTGCCGCGCATTACACGACAGAGGCGGCAGTGGAGGGGACCAAGTTGGCGGCTAGAACTGTGAAAGGGGCGGCGGAGTATGCGGGTCATACAGCTGTGGATATTGTTTCCAAGCCCTTGATTATGGCTAAAGATGCTGCGGCAGTGGCGGGTGAGAAGGCAGAGGAGTACACTGCTAGGAAGAGAGAGGAGGCACAGAGAGAAGTGGAGGCCAAGAGGTCTGCTGAGCAAAATAAGTCACAG AGTCAAcaaggaagagaaaaagagggaTCCAAAGGGGGCCAAGGGGAGACTGGTCAGGAATGCCAGAGTCAAGTTCAGGGCACCATGAAAGGTGAGGACATCAGTCGGGATCAGAGAAGAGAGGAGGGTCAATCTCAAAAGGGAACGCAGAGCGAAGGTGGTG CGAGTAGTGAGGAATACAGAAGTGGCATGGATACCTCTCAAGTGGCCGGTGGCGGTGCCGGCGTGGGGGTGGTGCTGGGAGCAATCGGAGAGACTTTGGTTGAGATCGCCCAGACGACAAAAGACATGGTGATCGGGCAAGAGGAGGAGCAGAATGGTAACCAGGGGGAGTGGAATTCATCAACTGATCAACAGGGCAAGCAAGGGGTGGGCAAGATGAAGTGA